The segment AGTGGTTGATGGCGATGTAATCTGCTGAACCTTTCACCATTGCAGACTGCTCGAAGGTGAAATTGGGCAGCCTTCCCATCACTATCTTCTCCATCGTCTCCGGGTAATGGCCGTAGGTGATTGGGTGCAGGAACCTGTAGAACATAGTTGAAACAGATGGATCGATTCATGTTTGGTTTTCAACCTAGACATCACAGCACTaatgcatgttttttttttgatggTTGTGTAAGGTTTTATCACCAGCCAAGGGTGAACATCCTAGCCCGGTGCGCCGCGAACTCGTCCTCGATCGACTTGGTGAGCGGCTCATACCAGACGAAGTCAAGCAGGAtgccaatctttccaccctgaTGAACCTGAAACAATCGAAGTTTCAGTATGAGCATGCATATGGTGTATGCAAACGATCGAGGACAAAACTGTGAAACAATGCATCATCATGTAGTCTATAACAGCTAGAATGAATGAGAGGAACTGCATGCATATTGGGTGGTCACTGGCCTTGTACTTCTCGCGGTATAGCTTGACAGCAGCAGCATGCGAAAGAAGAAGGTGATGGCCGGCGATGTACGGCTCGGTGGCGGAATTGCCGCCGAAGTAGCAACCAGTGCATCTGCCAGGGGGGAAGAAGGCGTCTCCGTAGCCATGGCTAGCCACCATCTGGGGCTCGTTGATGGTGAACCAAAACTTCACCCGATCGCCGTATGTCTTAAAGCAAAAATCTGCGAATGCTGTGAAATCAGGCCTGCGAAAATATATGATAGCCATAATCAGAGAAAAAAAATCAGGTCAACATATATATGGGTTTGAAGGATGTAAAATGGGATTCTCTCTATGAAACAATCTTGTATATATAGCATTTTTAGTAAAACAATACCCTGAGTTTATATATCTTTGTACTTGTAATTATTGCCAGAAAAAGATGGTGCGTATGTATCATGAAGACTTACACAATTCTGGGGCTTAACCAGCCATTGTACTGGTCTTGCAGCACCTGAGGAAggtcgtagtggtagagaacaACATAGGGAGTAATATCTGTTAAACAAGCAAAAAGACTCGTGATCGAGTGGCATGAGTGCCCGCAAACCTGAAATGTGTAGGAAATAAAGAAATTGCTGCAGGAATTGGACTCTCGAAGAAAGGAGAATAAGATCAATGTTACTttgtccattctaaattataagacgttctaattttgttatatatatatagtttttttctatatatagatataatgtatacataaataataaatggtaaATATTATAAATCTAGGGGGGAAAAGTCAAAccaacttataatttaaaatagaaaaagtaattaattagcaTCCCGTACGGTTAGCCAACATGTAGTCGATGAGCCTGTGGTAATAGTCCACGCCGTCCTTGTTGACCCTCCCAATTCCACCTGCATTTAATTTCCCCAGAAAAAAGAAAGACACAACCATGCATCTTAGTGCTGTGAAACAAAGCCCCCCTAGCTATATATGAATCATGGAGTTCACCGATCAATGCAACACATACTGGGGAAAATGCGCGACCATGAGATCGAGAAGCGGTACGCGTCGAATCCAACCCGGACCATATTGTCCACATCATCCTGCAATATAATTGCACCaccagaagaaaaaaaaaacaaaaattactGATCAATGGATCACAAATCAGCAGCAATCAACACACAAATAAATCATTCAGACATTCACGAACCATGTAGCGATCGTACTCGTCGACCGACACATCCGCTGTCGCGTTATCAGGAGTAGTGCCTGCATGCCGCTCATCAAGCACACACATCCATCGATCAGAGAAGCACGTACCAGAGATATGAAATATAAAATGCCgtgatgatatatatatatatatatatatatatatatatatatatatatatatatatatatatatatatatatatatatatatatatatatatatatagtcgatGATGATCTATCTCACCTGGATACTTGAGGAAAGTGTCCCAGATGGAGGGGCCTCGTCCGAACTTTCGCGTGTTGCCCTCCACCTGGTACGCCGACGACGCCGTCCCGAAGACGAAGCCGGGAGGGAAGGTCTCCCTGCTGAGGTTGTAGTGGCCCCCGGGCTTGTTGACATCATGGGCGCCGAGCGCCACGGAGACGACGAGGAGGAAACACAGCGGGAGGAAGAACAACGTTAACGACCATGGCGCAGCAGCACTACTCGCCATGACGATAGATACTGTCTGTCTGAGAGAGATCGAGATCGTCTACTACTCTCAGCAGAGAGGTGCATGCGCTATATATGGAGaccggagagcggaggaggggaCGCGATCCGGATGCAGCATGCAAGAGCAGACCTTAAATCGTGGTGCTGGGCCGTTTGAACAGGCTACGTACGAGAGACTGTTTCTCACTTAATATTAGCTGCGGCATGCGTGATGAACACAACACAACACACTCTTGTTGTCGGTCTTCCCGTTCGGCCGGTAACTGTGGAGAGCGCGCGTGTTTGTCTACTCTCTCGTCCTGAACCACCAGTATTTGTTCTCGTAATTTTTTTAGtcggagatttttttttttggggggaacGAACGGTGGTGATCGGTAATCGGAAATAAATTGCATTGGGCACATTATTGATGCCCGCGTGCCCTCCCCTGCCAATGGCCCGGCCGGATGCCGCAGAAGCAGAGCACGGTGTGTCTCACGTCGCGTTGGGGGCGGGGCAGCGCCACCTGTACTGTACTTCTCCAGCGCGGCGCACACCTGCTAGTTGTCGTATggcacttataatttggaagagTTGGAGTACAAGAAGGCCAGTAAAGATATATAGCAATGTTTGAACCAGACTGTGTATACATACACCCAAATTTATTCATTCGGTATCTAATATTATTACTCTGcattattctttttttcctttttcgaaCACACAAGCAGCAGGAGAGCTGCATCCATTCAAATCATTAAAGGTATACACCATGGTTTTATTTTAGCTATAGGCACGACGTATTTGCTCCAATGCAAGTTTCACGTGCTTATTATTACTATATATTACCCAACTGTATTCTGTAGCTCCTAGATCCTTTCTGTGCTTCGCCTGCTCTTCTTATTACACCCTGCAAAACAACACGAATTAATAGTATTATTTATTGATATGTCTTCAaaaagaaactaataaaaaaacaacactAGGGGGGGATCGGAAATTAAAGATGCTGAAGCGTGGCGCGTGCGTGCGTACTGGTTGTAGTTGATGAGGATCTTGCCGGCGTCGAGGTTGCCGATGGTGTTGAAGGCCTCCTGGGAGAGGTCGAGCGTGGCCTGGCATCCCGGCGACGGGCAgcggtcgacgatcttgacggTGACGCTGCCGCCTTTGCAGGGGTTCGGGGTGGCGTTGGTGCCGCCGGCGCAGGACACCTGGTACATCCGCCCGCACGCCGCGCCGTTGTCCCACAGCCCGTCGCTCGCCGCCGCGATCATCGTGCCCTCGTCCTGGTACCCGTAGCACGCCGACGCTGCAGAACGCACGCACAGACCTCGATCAGGTTCAGAAACTGTGGACGCCATGCATGTGCATGCagaaatatatgtatatatatatgttcatGATGTGATGATATGGCCGGCGCGCGGCTAGAGCGAGCGACGCACGAGTGTAGACGGTGTAGTAGGTGGCGGTGCCCTGGTCGGCGAGCGACGCCGAGACAAGGCAGCCGAGCAGGGCGGCGACGAGcagagcggcggcggcagccttCGCCATGGCCGAAAGCAACTAATAACTAACAgctcttcctttttttttttttggctctaGACTAGAGAGAAGAGGTAGCCGCCGGGTGCGTAGTGTTCTTGGACCTTGGTGCACAAGTGGCGTTGCTGAACAGGGTATTTATAGGAAGGGCAGGCAGTATACATGTCACTATGTGCACGAGCACGGGCGTGGAAAGTCGTGCCCAGTGCATACGGAAAACACACAAGTTTTGGTTCGACAAGGAGAAAaattaggcctcgtttagttttcATACGAAAAAATtttctgtaacactttcgtttgtatatatggtaattattgtctaattatgaactaactaggctcaaaaagttcatatcgcaaattacaggtaaactatataattaattattttttatctatatttaatgttttatgtatgtgtcgtaagatttgatgtgacggaaaatctt is part of the Sorghum bicolor cultivar BTx623 chromosome 10, Sorghum_bicolor_NCBIv3, whole genome shotgun sequence genome and harbors:
- the LOC8065109 gene encoding beta-glucosidase 38 translates to MASSAAAPWSLTLFFLPLCFLLVVSVALGAHDVNKPGGHYNLSRETFPPGFVFGTASSAYQVEGNTRKFGRGPSIWDTFLKYPGTTPDNATADVSVDEYDRYMDDVDNMVRVGFDAYRFSISWSRIFPSGIGRVNKDGVDYYHRLIDYMLANHITPYVVLYHYDLPQVLQDQYNGWLSPRIVPDFTAFADFCFKTYGDRVKFWFTINEPQMVASHGYGDAFFPPGRCTGCYFGGNSATEPYIAGHHLLLSHAAAVKLYREKYKVHQGGKIGILLDFVWYEPLTKSIEDEFAAHRARMFTLGWFLHPITYGHYPETMEKIVMGRLPNFTFEQSAMVKGSADYIAINHYTTYYASNFVNETHTSYLNDWHAKISYERDGVPIGPRGYSDWLYVVPWGLYKALIWTKEKFNNPVMLIGENGIDQSGNETLPHALYDKFRIDYFQKYLQELQYAIRDGANVFGYFVWSLLDNFEWRLGYTSRFGIVHVDRSTFVRYPKDSARWFRKVIKNED
- the LOC8065110 gene encoding EG45-like domain containing protein, with the translated sequence MAKAAAAALLVAALLGCLVSASLADQGTATYYTVYTPSACYGYQDEGTMIAAASDGLWDNGAACGRMYQVSCAGGTNATPNPCKGGSVTVKIVDRCPSPGCQATLDLSQEAFNTIGNLDAGKILINYNQV